One window from the genome of Kiritimatiellia bacterium encodes:
- the nusG gene encoding transcription termination/antitermination protein NusG, which produces MEKQWFVLHTLSGQEAKVKENIERRIVQEEMQDYIGEVLIPTEKVSEVKQGRKTTTTRKFFPGYVLVNMRLYDEEKRLVDKTWYFTQETPGLIGFIGGDRPVPLRPQEVDIILSQIEEKKEKIKPKVVFEPGETVKITDGPFLNFSGVIEEVDPDRGKLKVSVSIFGRTAPVELEYWQVERA; this is translated from the coding sequence ATGGAAAAACAGTGGTTCGTGCTACATACGCTCTCCGGGCAGGAAGCCAAGGTCAAGGAGAACATCGAGCGTCGCATCGTCCAGGAGGAGATGCAGGACTACATCGGTGAGGTTCTGATCCCGACGGAGAAGGTCTCCGAGGTCAAGCAGGGCCGGAAGACGACGACGACGCGGAAGTTCTTCCCCGGCTACGTGCTGGTGAACATGCGCCTGTACGACGAGGAGAAGCGCCTGGTGGACAAGACCTGGTATTTCACCCAGGAGACGCCGGGGCTGATCGGCTTCATCGGCGGGGACCGGCCGGTGCCGCTGCGCCCGCAGGAAGTCGACATCATTTTGAGCCAGATCGAGGAGAAGAAGGAGAAGATCAAGCCCAAGGTGGTCTTCGAGCCGGGCGAGACGGTGAAGATCACCGACGGGCCGTTCCTGAATTTCAGCGGCGTGATCGAAGAGGTGGATCCGGACCGCGGCAAGCTGAAGGTCTCGGTGTCCATCTTCGGCCGGACGGCCCCCGTGGAATTGGAGTACTGGCAGGTGGAGCGGGCCTAG
- the tuf gene encoding elongation factor Tu, producing MAKEKFERTKPHVNVGTIGHVDHGKTTLTAAITKVQAAKGLSQFVSYDQVAKASESQGRRDATKILTIATSHVEYQSDKRHYAHVDCPGHADYIKNMITGAAQMDGAILVVSASDGPMPQTREHILLARQVGVPAIVVFLNKVDTVDDPELLDLVEMEIRDLLNKYEFPGDKTPIIRGSALAAMKAEKPDAPEAKCIQELMDAIDSFIPEPTRPIDQPFLMPIEDVFSIEGRGTVVTGRVERGIVKVGEDIEVVGLRPTVKTVVTGVEMFRKLLDQGQAGDNIGCLLRGFKKEDVERGQVLAKPGSITPHTKFKAEVYVLSKEEGGRHTPFFKGYRPQFYFRTTDVTGDIELPAGVDMVMPGDNIGMNVALITPIAMEKTMRFAIREGGRTVGAGRVTEIIE from the coding sequence ATGGCCAAGGAAAAATTCGAACGCACCAAGCCGCACGTGAACGTCGGCACGATCGGTCACGTGGACCACGGCAAGACGACCCTGACCGCCGCGATCACGAAGGTCCAGGCGGCGAAGGGGTTGAGCCAGTTCGTCTCCTACGACCAGGTCGCGAAGGCGTCCGAGTCGCAGGGACGCCGCGACGCAACCAAGATCCTGACGATCGCCACGTCGCACGTGGAGTACCAGAGCGACAAGCGCCACTACGCGCACGTCGACTGCCCCGGCCACGCGGACTACATCAAGAACATGATCACCGGCGCGGCGCAGATGGACGGCGCGATCCTCGTGGTCAGCGCGTCCGACGGCCCGATGCCCCAGACCCGCGAGCATATCCTGCTCGCCCGCCAGGTGGGCGTGCCGGCCATCGTCGTCTTCCTGAACAAGGTGGACACGGTGGATGATCCGGAGCTGCTCGACCTGGTCGAGATGGAGATCCGCGACCTCCTGAACAAGTACGAGTTCCCCGGCGACAAGACCCCGATCATCCGCGGGTCCGCGCTGGCGGCGATGAAGGCCGAGAAGCCGGACGCGCCGGAGGCCAAGTGCATCCAGGAGCTCATGGACGCCATCGACTCGTTCATTCCCGAGCCGACCCGCCCGATCGACCAGCCGTTCCTGATGCCCATCGAGGACGTGTTCTCGATCGAGGGCCGCGGCACGGTGGTGACGGGCCGCGTGGAGCGCGGGATCGTCAAGGTCGGCGAGGACATCGAGGTGGTCGGCCTGCGTCCGACGGTCAAGACCGTCGTCACGGGCGTCGAGATGTTCCGCAAGCTGCTGGACCAGGGCCAGGCGGGCGACAACATCGGCTGCCTGCTGCGCGGGTTCAAGAAAGAGGACGTCGAGCGCGGCCAGGTGCTGGCCAAGCCCGGGTCCATCACCCCGCACACCAAGTTCAAGGCGGAAGTGTACGTCTTGAGCAAGGAAGAGGGCGGCCGTCACACGCCGTTCTTCAAGGGGTACCGCCCGCAGTTCTACTTCCGCACGACCGACGTGACCGGCGACATCGAGCTGCCGGCGGGCGTGGACATGGTGATGCCGGGCGACAACATCGGTATGAACGTCGCGCTGATCACGCCCATCGCCATGGAGAAGACGATGCGGTTCGCCATCCGCGAGGGCGGCCGGACCGTGGGCGCGGGCCGCGTGACGGAAATCATCGAATAA
- a CDS encoding tyrosine recombinase XerC, with product MTDPAVSRYLRYLEAERNASPHTLSNYERDIGQFAAFLWKTPPNPPLPWDRADRYAARGFLVGFQKQNCAPTTTARKISSLRSFYRFLMREDLVKVNPFSGLMLPKRGRKLPVVLGLGEVNRLLAAPLKGAGRTRSASWNDYAPLRDAAVLELLYSTGMRVSELTGLADEQVDWLASVVRVRGKGKKERLCPYGRPAHRALRAAVEARDRFLASRAAAGKPAALFVNRRGGRLTSRSVERLLKQYAAAAGLNPGLSPHALRHSFATHMLDAGADLRSVQELLGHASLSTTQIYTHVSVERLKKVYEEAHPRA from the coding sequence ATGACCGATCCGGCGGTCAGCCGCTACCTGCGCTACCTCGAGGCCGAGCGCAACGCCTCGCCGCACACGCTCTCGAACTACGAGCGCGACATCGGCCAGTTCGCCGCCTTCCTGTGGAAGACGCCGCCGAACCCGCCCCTGCCGTGGGACCGCGCGGACCGGTACGCTGCCCGCGGCTTCCTCGTCGGTTTCCAGAAACAGAACTGCGCGCCGACGACGACCGCCCGCAAGATTTCCAGCCTGCGCTCGTTCTACCGCTTCCTGATGCGCGAGGACCTGGTGAAGGTGAACCCGTTCAGCGGCTTGATGCTCCCCAAGCGAGGCCGGAAACTCCCGGTCGTGCTGGGCCTCGGCGAGGTCAACCGCCTGCTGGCCGCGCCGCTCAAGGGCGCCGGGCGGACCCGCTCCGCGTCCTGGAACGACTACGCGCCCCTCCGCGACGCGGCCGTCCTGGAACTGCTCTACAGCACGGGGATGCGTGTCAGCGAATTGACCGGGCTCGCCGACGAGCAGGTGGACTGGCTCGCCAGCGTCGTGCGCGTGCGCGGCAAGGGCAAGAAGGAGCGGCTCTGCCCGTACGGCCGGCCGGCGCACCGGGCGCTGCGGGCCGCCGTCGAGGCCCGCGACCGGTTCCTGGCCTCGCGCGCGGCGGCCGGGAAGCCCGCCGCGCTGTTCGTCAACCGGCGCGGCGGCCGCCTGACCTCCCGCTCGGTCGAGCGGTTGCTCAAGCAGTACGCCGCCGCGGCCGGCCTGAATCCGGGCTTGTCTCCCCACGCGCTTCGGCATAGCTTTGCCACCCACATGCTGGATGCCGGGGCGGACCTGCGCAGCGTGCAGGAACTGCTGGGCCACGCCAGCCTGTCCACGACGCAGATTTACACGCACGTCAGCGTGGAGCGGTTAAAAAAGGTATACGAGGAAGCGCACCCGAGAGCGTAG
- a CDS encoding 50S ribosomal protein L10: MRPEKVTIVEELRGKLQKALYVILADYRGMSVARTETLRRQLRGVGAEAQVVPNRLFKIAGKDLTPPGFDQGLVGPSLMVWGQGDISQAAKVLRTFIKENEMPAIKLGALQGALLSKADVDAIALLPPREALLAQLVGLLAAPMQRLVGVLQAKTASILYVLKAIQDKKEKA; this comes from the coding sequence ATGAGACCGGAAAAGGTAACCATCGTTGAGGAGTTGCGGGGCAAGCTGCAGAAGGCCCTGTACGTCATCCTCGCCGACTATCGGGGCATGAGCGTCGCCCGGACCGAGACCCTCCGCCGGCAGCTGCGCGGCGTGGGGGCCGAGGCCCAGGTGGTGCCCAACCGCCTCTTCAAGATCGCGGGCAAGGACCTGACCCCGCCGGGCTTCGACCAGGGGCTGGTCGGTCCCTCCCTGATGGTCTGGGGGCAGGGCGACATCTCGCAGGCCGCGAAGGTGCTGCGCACCTTCATCAAGGAAAACGAGATGCCGGCGATCAAGCTGGGCGCGCTCCAGGGCGCCCTGCTCTCGAAGGCGGACGTGGACGCGATCGCGCTGCTGCCGCCGCGCGAGGCGCTGCTGGCCCAGCTGGTCGGCCTCCTGGCCGCCCCGATGCAGCGGCTGGTCGGCGTGCTGCAGGCCAAGACGGCGAGCATTTTGTATGTGCTGAAGGCCATACAGGACAAGAAGGAAAAGGCATAA
- the rpmG gene encoding 50S ribosomal protein L33 has protein sequence MPREIITLACTECKQRNYTTTRNKRKTTERVELKKYCRFERKHTPHKEIK, from the coding sequence ATGCCCAGGGAAATCATCACGCTCGCGTGCACGGAGTGCAAGCAGCGGAATTACACGACGACGCGCAACAAGCGCAAGACGACGGAGCGGGTGGAGTTGAAGAAGTACTGCCGTTTCGAGCGCAAGCACACGCCGCACAAAGAGATCAAGTAG
- the rplL gene encoding 50S ribosomal protein L7/L12, with translation MSEQATEQAKETGVKLEGKAEEFAKWIEGITVLELSQLVKGLEERLGVSAAAPVAVAAGPAAGAAAAPAEEKTEFTVVLAGAGTNKIAVIKEVRALTSLGLKEAKDLVEGAPKPVKEGATKEEADKIKAQLEAAGAKVEIK, from the coding sequence ATGTCAGAACAGGCAACCGAGCAAGCGAAGGAGACGGGCGTGAAACTGGAAGGCAAGGCGGAGGAGTTCGCGAAGTGGATCGAGGGTATCACGGTCCTCGAGCTGTCCCAGCTCGTGAAGGGGCTGGAGGAGCGCCTGGGCGTGTCGGCGGCGGCCCCCGTGGCCGTGGCGGCGGGCCCGGCGGCGGGCGCCGCGGCGGCCCCGGCGGAAGAGAAGACGGAGTTCACCGTGGTGCTGGCCGGCGCCGGCACGAACAAGATCGCCGTCATCAAGGAAGTCCGCGCCCTCACGTCCCTCGGCCTGAAGGAAGCCAAGGACCTGGTGGAAGGCGCGCCGAAGCCGGTCAAGGAAGGCGCGACCAAGGAAGAGGCGGACAAGATCAAGGCCCAGCTGGAAGCGGCCGGCGCCAAGGTGGAAATCAAGTAG
- the secE gene encoding preprotein translocase subunit SecE: protein MKKCSWPTRSELSESTMVVIVSVVLLAIFVGLSDMVLMGLMRMVIR, encoded by the coding sequence ATGAAGAAGTGCTCGTGGCCGACCCGCTCCGAGTTGTCGGAGTCGACGATGGTGGTGATCGTGTCCGTGGTGCTGCTGGCGATTTTCGTGGGCTTGAGCGACATGGTGCTGATGGGCCTGATGCGCATGGTGATCCGGTAG
- a CDS encoding cob(I)yrinic acid a,c-diamide adenosyltransferase, with translation MKTRARITTGQGDEGRTRLFSGEEVPKDAPALEALGDLDELVCLLGVARCHARRQATRDALLALQRRLFDVGAELATAPDKAEALPARVNPESVAQLEEQSLVLEGLRRMPEDFVVPGSTPAAAHLDLARAVARRCERRVVALCRGGGCRNPHLPVWMNRLSDYLWLLARSEETSSIPRRAPEEESAE, from the coding sequence GTGAAAACGCGGGCTCGCATAACGACGGGACAGGGCGACGAAGGGCGCACGCGCCTCTTCTCCGGCGAGGAAGTGCCCAAGGACGCGCCGGCCCTGGAGGCGCTCGGCGACCTGGACGAACTCGTCTGCCTGCTGGGCGTGGCGCGGTGCCATGCCCGCCGCCAGGCCACGCGCGACGCCCTGCTCGCGCTCCAGCGCCGGCTGTTCGATGTGGGCGCGGAACTGGCGACGGCGCCCGACAAGGCGGAGGCGTTGCCCGCGCGCGTCAACCCGGAATCCGTCGCCCAACTGGAGGAGCAGAGCCTCGTCCTGGAGGGGCTGCGCCGGATGCCGGAGGATTTTGTTGTCCCCGGTTCGACGCCGGCCGCGGCGCACCTGGACCTGGCCCGCGCGGTGGCGCGCCGCTGCGAGCGCCGCGTGGTTGCCCTGTGCCGCGGCGGCGGGTGCCGTAATCCCCACCTGCCGGTCTGGATGAACCGGCTTTCCGACTACCTCTGGCTGCTGGCCCGCAGCGAGGAAACGTCGTCCATCCCCCGGCGCGCGCCGGAGGAGGAGAGCGCCGAATGA
- a CDS encoding 3-deoxy-D-manno-octulosonic acid transferase, which produces MLWFLYNILFTVGFLLLLPHFLLRMRRRGGYTRHFWQRIGRYEPDVAARLAEGGRIWIQAVSVGEMNLALGFLEQIRRRRPGTKFVVSTTTSTAHEIAEKKLPADDVLIYFPADFPFITRRALEAIRPAALILVENELWPNLVRLARARGVPVVLINGRISEHSYRGYRKLRVFTRRLLPMVDRFCVQSPGDGQRLRDLGAPEDRITVVGSGKYDIAEPDPSVAEQARAVLRAAGITEKHAVLLGGSTWPGEEAILLDLYKELKSEREDLALVLVPRHVERRAAVLAEIEARGLTVRRRSEIGPGAAPAERPDVLLVDTTGELMGFYSCATIIFVGKSLSEQQGGQNIIEPAWWGKPVLVGPNMKNFAAVMEEFLEANAILQVPDAHGLKMAVLGLLDDPVRRVELGARAARLVREKAGAGERTLDRIGPVLFPA; this is translated from the coding sequence ATGCTCTGGTTCCTGTACAACATTCTCTTCACCGTCGGCTTCCTGCTCCTGCTGCCGCATTTCCTGCTGCGCATGCGGCGGCGGGGCGGATACACGCGCCATTTCTGGCAGCGCATCGGGCGGTATGAACCCGACGTCGCGGCGCGCCTGGCGGAGGGAGGGCGCATCTGGATCCAGGCCGTGAGCGTGGGCGAGATGAATCTCGCGCTGGGATTCCTGGAGCAGATCCGGCGGCGGCGGCCCGGGACGAAGTTCGTGGTGTCGACGACGACTTCCACGGCCCACGAGATCGCCGAGAAGAAACTGCCCGCCGACGACGTCCTCATCTATTTCCCGGCCGACTTCCCGTTCATCACGCGCCGGGCCCTGGAGGCGATCCGGCCCGCGGCGCTGATCCTGGTCGAAAACGAGCTGTGGCCCAACCTGGTCCGGCTCGCGCGGGCGCGGGGCGTCCCGGTGGTCCTGATCAACGGCCGGATCTCGGAGCATTCCTACCGCGGCTACCGGAAGCTGCGGGTCTTCACCCGGCGGCTCCTGCCGATGGTGGACCGGTTCTGCGTGCAAAGTCCCGGCGACGGGCAGCGCCTGCGGGACCTGGGCGCGCCGGAGGACCGGATCACCGTGGTCGGCAGCGGGAAGTACGATATCGCGGAACCCGATCCGTCGGTCGCGGAACAGGCCCGCGCCGTGCTGCGGGCGGCCGGGATCACGGAGAAGCATGCCGTGCTGCTGGGCGGTTCGACCTGGCCGGGGGAGGAGGCGATTCTCCTGGACCTTTACAAGGAGCTGAAGAGCGAGCGGGAGGATTTGGCCCTGGTGCTCGTGCCGCGGCACGTCGAGCGCCGCGCGGCGGTGCTCGCCGAGATCGAGGCGCGGGGGCTGACCGTGCGGCGGCGCTCCGAGATCGGGCCGGGCGCGGCGCCGGCCGAGCGGCCGGACGTCCTGCTGGTCGACACCACCGGCGAGCTGATGGGTTTCTACTCCTGCGCGACGATCATCTTCGTGGGCAAGAGCCTGTCCGAGCAGCAGGGCGGGCAGAACATCATCGAGCCCGCGTGGTGGGGCAAGCCCGTCCTCGTGGGTCCGAACATGAAGAACTTTGCCGCGGTCATGGAGGAGTTCCTCGAGGCGAACGCCATCCTCCAGGTGCCCGACGCCCACGGCCTGAAGATGGCCGTCCTGGGGCTGCTGGACGACCCGGTCCGCCGGGTCGAGCTCGGCGCGCGTGCGGCGCGGCTGGTCCGCGAGAAGGCCGGCGCCGGCGAGCGCACCCTGGACCGGATCGGCCCGGTGCTCTTCCCCGCGTGA
- a CDS encoding aminotransferase class V-fold PLP-dependent enzyme, with the protein MRTRLRDGIATAVSGPITRRRFIEKLGAGTLATLALWRELRADSALPAAPPPGPGTPADELLAAEEPYFADFAKLFTLADEHKYLVASQKGSMPIPILRHFKEGLDQVARDPFPVYLEPSAVTREKIARGYGARVDEIAISRNTTDAISQILHGLDWRPGDELLCSTLEYPNCVATVRRVAGRFGLTIRQFGVPSRPDFSAEEIVESARRRIAPGKTKAMFFSCPAHPSGVALPVRRLARLAQEFGITTVVDGAHYGGQFVPRLDETGIDFWGLSGHKWQCGPGGTGILYARNAAWPANPNPLPRFHIVRSGDLDAPTDGSRPEGFDLGAALSLYGFPESADWRALGEVCEFWDQVGRERIQNYILALADYTRAALIAAFGEQAILQPCKDTELRSGIVAFNPFPEPGPRRDPKAARAFQSGMEAAGYHVGCGGTGLKGLTRAPDPDAGAFFDLCIPNRDPETNRPAPDDIPFRTGTPAWCNRADMDAFVDACAEVMKKVVG; encoded by the coding sequence ATGCGCACAAGGCTACGCGATGGCATCGCTACAGCGGTCTCCGGCCCGATCACGCGCCGCCGGTTCATCGAAAAACTGGGCGCCGGCACGCTGGCGACGCTGGCGCTCTGGCGCGAACTCCGCGCCGACTCCGCCCTGCCCGCGGCCCCGCCGCCGGGACCCGGCACGCCGGCCGACGAACTGCTGGCCGCGGAGGAGCCGTATTTCGCCGATTTCGCGAAGCTGTTCACCCTCGCCGACGAGCACAAGTACCTCGTCGCCAGCCAGAAGGGGTCGATGCCCATCCCGATCCTCCGGCATTTCAAGGAGGGGCTGGACCAGGTCGCGCGGGACCCGTTCCCCGTGTACCTGGAGCCCTCGGCCGTCACGCGGGAGAAGATCGCCCGGGGCTACGGCGCGCGCGTGGACGAGATCGCCATCTCGCGCAACACGACCGATGCGATCAGCCAGATTCTCCACGGCCTGGACTGGCGGCCCGGCGACGAACTGCTCTGCTCCACGCTCGAGTATCCCAACTGCGTCGCGACGGTCCGGCGCGTCGCCGGGCGCTTCGGGCTGACGATCCGCCAGTTCGGCGTGCCGTCGCGGCCGGACTTCTCCGCGGAGGAGATCGTGGAATCCGCGCGCCGCCGGATCGCGCCGGGAAAGACGAAGGCGATGTTCTTCTCGTGCCCGGCGCATCCCAGCGGCGTGGCCCTGCCCGTCCGCCGGCTGGCCCGGCTCGCGCAGGAATTCGGGATCACGACAGTCGTGGACGGCGCGCACTACGGCGGCCAGTTCGTCCCGCGCCTCGACGAGACCGGCATCGACTTCTGGGGCCTCTCCGGCCACAAGTGGCAGTGCGGCCCCGGCGGCACCGGGATCCTGTACGCCCGCAACGCGGCCTGGCCCGCGAACCCGAACCCGCTCCCGCGCTTCCACATCGTCCGGTCGGGCGACCTCGACGCGCCGACCGACGGCTCGCGTCCGGAAGGATTCGACCTGGGCGCCGCGTTGAGCCTGTACGGCTTCCCCGAATCCGCCGACTGGCGGGCCCTCGGCGAGGTCTGCGAGTTCTGGGACCAGGTCGGCCGCGAGCGGATCCAGAACTACATCCTCGCGCTGGCCGACTACACGCGCGCCGCGCTGATCGCCGCGTTCGGCGAGCAGGCGATCCTCCAGCCGTGCAAGGATACTGAACTCCGCTCGGGCATCGTCGCGTTCAACCCGTTCCCGGAGCCCGGGCCGCGCCGCGATCCGAAGGCGGCCCGCGCGTTCCAGTCGGGCATGGAAGCCGCGGGCTACCACGTCGGTTGCGGAGGCACCGGGCTGAAGGGGCTGACCCGCGCGCCCGATCCCGACGCGGGCGCGTTTTTCGACCTGTGCATCCCGAACCGCGACCCGGAGACCAACCGCCCGGCGCCGGACGACATCCCGTTCCGCACCGGGACGCCCGCCTGGTGCAACCGGGCCGACATGGACGCCTTCGTCGACGCCTGCGCGGAGGTCATGAAGAAGGTCGTCGGCTGA
- the rplK gene encoding 50S ribosomal protein L11, producing the protein MAKKVTGIIKLQIPAGQANPAPPVGPALGQQGVNIMEFCKQFNAATQSQAGLIIPVVITVYQDKSFTFITKSPPASTLLKRAAGIATGSGQPNRDKVGKVTKQQVLEIAKTKQKDLNARELDRAVKIIAGTARSMGIEVE; encoded by the coding sequence ATGGCAAAGAAAGTCACAGGCATCATCAAGCTGCAGATCCCGGCGGGCCAGGCGAACCCCGCGCCCCCGGTGGGGCCGGCGCTCGGCCAGCAGGGCGTCAACATCATGGAGTTCTGCAAGCAGTTCAACGCGGCCACGCAGAGCCAGGCCGGGCTGATCATCCCCGTGGTGATCACGGTCTACCAGGACAAGTCGTTCACGTTCATCACCAAGAGCCCGCCGGCCTCGACGCTGCTGAAGCGCGCCGCGGGCATCGCCACCGGTTCGGGGCAGCCCAACCGGGACAAGGTCGGCAAGGTGACGAAACAGCAGGTCCTGGAGATCGCCAAGACCAAGCAGAAGGACTTGAACGCGCGCGAGCTGGACCGGGCGGTGAAGATCATCGCGGGCACGGCGCGCAGCATGGGAATCGAGGTGGAGTGA
- a CDS encoding 50S ribosomal protein L1, whose protein sequence is MAHHGKKYRAVREKLDATAVWELEKALEFLKNNKASKFDETAELAIRLGVDPTKSEQMVRGTVALPNGTGKKVRVLVFAKGPPADAAKEAGADEVGFEELVAKVAGGYTDFDVAVATPEAMKEVRKLGKVLGPRGLMPNPKTGTVTDDTAAAVKACKAGRVEFRMDRNGNVLVPFGKLSFSVEALAANGRAVLAAISAARPATAKGVFIKRCTVSSTMGPGLRLDFKEAAA, encoded by the coding sequence ATGGCCCATCACGGAAAAAAATACCGCGCGGTGCGCGAGAAGCTGGACGCCACGGCCGTCTGGGAGCTGGAGAAGGCCCTGGAGTTCCTGAAGAACAACAAGGCCTCCAAGTTCGACGAGACCGCCGAGCTGGCGATCCGGCTGGGGGTGGACCCCACGAAGTCCGAGCAGATGGTCCGCGGCACGGTGGCGCTGCCGAACGGCACGGGCAAGAAGGTCCGCGTGCTGGTCTTCGCCAAGGGGCCGCCGGCGGACGCCGCGAAGGAAGCGGGCGCGGACGAGGTCGGCTTCGAGGAACTCGTGGCCAAGGTGGCGGGCGGCTACACGGACTTCGACGTGGCCGTGGCGACGCCGGAGGCGATGAAGGAAGTCCGCAAGCTCGGCAAGGTGCTTGGCCCCCGCGGGCTGATGCCCAACCCGAAGACCGGCACGGTCACGGACGACACGGCCGCGGCGGTGAAGGCGTGCAAGGCCGGCCGGGTGGAGTTCCGGATGGACCGCAACGGCAACGTCCTGGTGCCCTTCGGCAAGCTGTCCTTCAGCGTCGAGGCGCTGGCGGCGAACGGCCGGGCGGTGCTGGCGGCGATCAGCGCGGCGCGGCCCGCGACGGCCAAGGGCGTGTTCATCAAGCGGTGCACGGTGAGCTCGACGATGGGCCCCGGGCTGCGACTGGATTTCAAGGAAGCGGCGGCCTGA
- the lgt gene encoding prolipoprotein diacylglyceryl transferase, whose protein sequence is MNWIGPYVHRIDPVLGSVGGLYLWWYGLSFSLGFLNAHLYLRRRRRHLGLSLGSVYTLSLFLAVGVLLGGRTVEVLFYEWPFYRAHGRLIPAVWLGGMATHGLLFGGLAGVWLFCRRQRLSFLRVTDVLAIPAAFILAMGRIGNFIDGQIVGSVTDAWWAVKFPDAEGFRHPVVLYDGLKNLLLIPVLLRASQAGLRRGAVTGLFLFLYAGLRVLIDFTREYPTTLLGLATGQSLNLFMTLLGLALLILRWRREPDSGEPSARAQLDAPGKVAPPERLIVRPVLLALLIVIVPIIPSDWTQDIPARYGKRHAGMEHSALYPVLDTAPPN, encoded by the coding sequence ATGAACTGGATCGGACCCTACGTTCACCGGATTGATCCCGTCCTGGGATCGGTGGGCGGGTTGTATCTCTGGTGGTACGGCTTGAGCTTTTCGCTGGGATTCCTGAACGCGCACTTGTACCTGCGCCGCCGGCGCCGCCACCTCGGTCTTTCGCTGGGCTCGGTGTACACGTTGAGCCTATTCCTCGCGGTCGGCGTGCTGCTGGGCGGGCGGACCGTTGAGGTGCTGTTCTACGAGTGGCCCTTTTACCGGGCGCATGGGCGTTTGATCCCGGCGGTGTGGCTGGGCGGCATGGCCACGCACGGCCTGCTGTTCGGCGGGCTGGCGGGCGTATGGCTGTTCTGCCGCCGGCAACGGCTGTCCTTCCTGCGCGTCACGGACGTGCTGGCGATCCCGGCGGCGTTCATCCTCGCCATGGGCCGGATCGGCAACTTCATCGACGGGCAAATCGTCGGCAGCGTGACCGACGCCTGGTGGGCGGTGAAGTTCCCCGACGCCGAGGGATTCCGGCATCCCGTGGTGCTCTACGACGGGCTGAAGAACCTGCTGCTGATCCCCGTCCTGCTGCGGGCCTCGCAGGCCGGCCTGCGGCGCGGCGCGGTGACCGGGCTCTTCCTGTTCCTCTACGCGGGACTCCGGGTGCTGATCGACTTCACGCGCGAATACCCGACCACCCTGCTCGGCCTCGCCACCGGCCAGAGCCTGAACCTCTTCATGACCCTGCTGGGGCTGGCCCTGCTGATCCTCCGCTGGCGCCGCGAGCCGGATTCCGGTGAACCGTCCGCGCGGGCGCAGCTCGATGCGCCCGGCAAGGTCGCGCCGCCGGAACGGCTGATCGTGCGCCCGGTGTTGCTCGCCCTGCTGATCGTCATCGTCCCGATCATCCCGAGCGACTGGACGCAGGACATCCCGGCACGCTACGGGAAACGGCACGCCGGGATGGAACACTCGGCCCTTTATCCCGTCCTGGACACGGCGCCGCCGAACTGA
- the murB gene encoding UDP-N-acetylmuramate dehydrogenase, whose protein sequence is MNRPVLEQAGIDIAEAPALREYTTFRLGGPCRAVLTCRTPEQAALAARELRRAGEPHLFIGSGSNLLAADAGLDACVVRYASPIAQIERDGALLRVSGSTEVDALAAYGVQQELAGLEFLSGIPGTVGGAIAGNAGAFGRSVAEGLARVTLMDGAGRASEVQAADLEFAYRRSRLQESGELVLSAVFQLGFRPRAELAAERERILALRRERHPDWRVTPTAGSFFRNVEPSSAAGPRQAAGWYLEQAGAKELRVGGARVFEKHANIIVADPGCTAADVAALARQMADAVRQVFRIDLQPEVRFLGPVGGA, encoded by the coding sequence ATGAACCGGCCGGTCCTCGAGCAGGCCGGCATTGACATCGCCGAGGCCCCCGCGCTGCGGGAGTACACCACCTTCCGGCTGGGCGGCCCGTGCCGCGCCGTCCTGACCTGCCGGACGCCGGAGCAGGCCGCGCTGGCCGCGCGCGAATTGCGCCGCGCCGGCGAACCGCACCTCTTCATCGGGTCGGGTTCGAACCTGCTCGCCGCGGACGCCGGCCTGGACGCCTGCGTGGTGCGCTATGCCAGTCCCATCGCCCAGATCGAGCGGGACGGCGCCCTGCTTCGCGTTTCGGGCTCGACCGAGGTGGATGCGTTAGCCGCATACGGTGTCCAGCAGGAACTGGCCGGCCTCGAATTCCTCTCCGGCATCCCCGGCACCGTGGGCGGCGCGATCGCCGGCAACGCCGGCGCGTTCGGGCGCTCCGTGGCGGAAGGCCTGGCGCGGGTAACGCTGATGGATGGCGCGGGCCGCGCGAGCGAGGTCCAGGCCGCCGACCTGGAGTTCGCCTACCGCCGGTCGCGCCTCCAGGAAAGCGGCGAGCTCGTCTTGAGCGCGGTGTTTCAACTGGGGTTCCGGCCCCGCGCGGAACTGGCGGCCGAGCGCGAGAGGATCCTGGCCCTGCGCCGCGAGCGGCATCCGGACTGGCGGGTCACGCCGACGGCCGGCAGCTTCTTCCGGAACGTCGAGCCCAGTTCCGCCGCCGGGCCGCGGCAGGCCGCGGGCTGGTATTTGGAGCAGGCGGGCGCCAAGGAACTGCGCGTCGGCGGGGCGCGGGTGTTCGAGAAGCACGCGAACATCATCGTCGCCGACCCCGGCTGCACGGCCGCCGACGTGGCCGCGCTCGCGCGGCAGATGGCGGACGCCGTCCGGCAGGTGTTCCGCATCGACCTGCAACCCGAAGTGCGGTTCCTCGGCCCGGTCGGCGGCGCGTGA